In Rathayibacter sp. VKM Ac-2762, one DNA window encodes the following:
- a CDS encoding SURF1 family cytochrome oxidase biogenesis protein: MTQSTVGQVARRPRWIAALALALLIAGLFAALGQWQVGRAVEAAAPDSGVSETTLPLAEVATPSRSITATADGQRVEGSSVFVPGGAEILGGRLNGEQPGWWVIARTRTADADLVLAYGWTQDETQAQSVADALNSGSEQAPASFTGRLVANEAAEAPAEGLDPATLTALSVPALINRWPDPPQDVYQGYVVVDEPVAGLGAIDSPARVSDVSLNWLNVFYAIEWVVFAGFALYLWFRLVKDAWEREAEEALDAEERARADLGDRAEAPAPAP, encoded by the coding sequence ATGACGCAGAGCACGGTCGGGCAGGTGGCCCGGCGCCCGCGCTGGATCGCCGCGCTGGCGCTCGCACTCCTGATCGCCGGGCTCTTCGCCGCGCTCGGGCAGTGGCAGGTCGGCCGCGCGGTCGAAGCCGCCGCGCCCGACTCCGGAGTGTCGGAGACGACGCTCCCGCTCGCCGAGGTCGCGACCCCCTCCCGCTCGATCACGGCGACCGCCGACGGACAGCGCGTGGAGGGCTCGTCCGTCTTCGTGCCGGGCGGTGCCGAGATCCTCGGCGGCCGCCTGAACGGCGAGCAGCCGGGCTGGTGGGTCATCGCCCGTACCCGCACCGCCGACGCCGACCTGGTGCTCGCCTACGGCTGGACGCAGGACGAAACGCAGGCTCAGTCCGTCGCGGACGCGCTCAACAGCGGGAGCGAGCAGGCGCCCGCCTCCTTCACCGGCCGCCTCGTGGCCAACGAGGCCGCGGAGGCGCCGGCGGAGGGCCTGGACCCCGCCACCCTCACCGCGCTCTCCGTCCCCGCGCTGATCAACCGCTGGCCGGACCCGCCGCAGGACGTCTACCAGGGCTACGTCGTCGTCGACGAGCCGGTCGCCGGCCTCGGGGCCATCGACTCCCCGGCGCGCGTGAGCGACGTCTCGCTGAACTGGCTCAACGTCTTCTACGCGATCGAGTGGGTCGTCTTCGCCGGCTTCGCCCTCTACCTCTGGTTCCGCCTCGTCAAGGACGCGTGGGAGCGCGAGGCCGAGGAGGCGCTCGACGCCGAGGAGCGCGCCCGCGCCGACCTGGGCGACCGGGCCGAGGCCCCCGCCCCCGCACCGTAA
- a CDS encoding DUF3817 domain-containing protein, whose protein sequence is MPLEPKPAQFPAIRSALRFYRVTSIITGVMLLLLCAEMLLKYVFHLELFAFGQQGVLHFAPMYEVPGGEFTSSGTGANLSTGILIAHGWFYVVYLFADFRLWSLMRWPFTRFVLIALGGVVPTLSFFVETRIAREVEQYLERRTAGTDPKTPTDSVEAPH, encoded by the coding sequence ATGCCCCTCGAGCCCAAGCCCGCGCAGTTCCCTGCGATCCGGAGCGCGCTGCGCTTCTACCGGGTGACCTCGATCATCACCGGCGTGATGCTGCTCCTGCTCTGCGCGGAGATGCTGCTCAAGTACGTCTTCCACCTGGAGCTGTTCGCCTTCGGCCAGCAGGGCGTCCTGCACTTCGCCCCGATGTACGAGGTGCCCGGAGGCGAGTTCACGTCGAGCGGCACCGGCGCGAACCTGTCCACCGGCATCCTGATCGCGCACGGCTGGTTCTACGTCGTCTACCTCTTCGCCGACTTCCGCCTGTGGAGCCTCATGCGCTGGCCGTTCACGCGCTTCGTGCTCATCGCGCTCGGCGGCGTGGTGCCCACCCTCTCCTTCTTCGTCGAGACCCGCATCGCCCGCGAGGTCGAGCAGTACCTCGAGCGCCGGACCGCCGGCACCGACCCGAAGACCCCGACCGACTCCGTGGAGGCCCCCCATTAG
- the guaA gene encoding glutamine-hydrolyzing GMP synthase — protein MAAQPVLVVDFGAQYAQLIARRVREANVYSEIVPSNATAAEIAAKSPVGIILSGGPSSVYEEGAPQLDPAIFDLGVPVLGICYGFQVMAKTLGGEVANTGLREYGATDAALSTDGGVLLGEQPADQTVWMSHGDSVAQAPEGFEVLASTSSTPVAAFGNDERRLYGVQWHPEVKHSAYGQAVIENFLHRAAGIPADWNSSNVIDDQVAVIREQVGTGRVICGLSGGVDSAVAAAIVHRAIGDQLTCVFVDHGLLRKDERRQVEEDYVAATGVRLVTVDAREQFLDALAGVSDPEQKRKIIGREFIRTFEAAAEALVLEAQGEGETIDFLVQGTLYPDVVESGGGTGTANIKSHHNVGGLPEDLQFALVEPLRTLFKDEVRAIGRELGLPEVIVGRQPFPGPGLGIRIVGEVTQERLDLLQDADAIVRAELTAAGLDTEIWQCPVVLLADVRSVGVQGDGRTYGHPIVLRPVSSEDAMTADWTRLPYDLLARISNRITNEVSGVNRVVLDVTSKPPGTIEWE, from the coding sequence CTGGCCGCGCAGCCCGTCCTCGTCGTCGACTTCGGCGCGCAGTACGCGCAGCTGATCGCCCGCCGGGTCCGCGAGGCGAACGTCTACTCCGAGATCGTGCCCTCCAACGCCACGGCCGCCGAGATCGCCGCGAAGTCGCCCGTCGGCATCATCCTCTCGGGCGGCCCCTCCAGCGTGTACGAGGAGGGCGCCCCGCAGCTCGACCCCGCGATCTTCGACCTCGGGGTCCCGGTCCTGGGCATCTGCTACGGCTTCCAGGTGATGGCGAAGACGCTCGGCGGCGAGGTCGCCAACACGGGGCTGCGCGAGTACGGAGCGACGGATGCCGCCCTCTCGACCGACGGTGGCGTGCTCCTCGGCGAGCAGCCCGCCGACCAGACGGTGTGGATGAGCCACGGCGACTCGGTCGCACAGGCGCCCGAGGGCTTCGAGGTCCTCGCCTCCACGAGCTCCACCCCGGTCGCCGCCTTCGGCAACGACGAGCGCCGCCTCTACGGCGTGCAGTGGCACCCGGAGGTCAAGCACTCCGCCTACGGCCAGGCCGTCATCGAGAACTTCCTCCACCGCGCCGCGGGCATCCCGGCCGACTGGAACTCCTCCAACGTGATCGACGACCAGGTCGCCGTGATCCGCGAGCAGGTCGGCACCGGACGCGTCATCTGCGGCCTGTCCGGCGGAGTCGACTCCGCCGTCGCCGCTGCGATCGTGCACCGCGCCATCGGCGATCAGCTCACCTGCGTCTTCGTCGACCACGGACTCCTCCGCAAGGACGAGCGCCGCCAGGTCGAGGAGGACTACGTCGCCGCGACCGGCGTCCGCCTGGTCACCGTCGACGCGCGCGAGCAGTTCCTCGACGCGCTCGCCGGCGTCAGCGACCCGGAGCAGAAGCGCAAGATCATCGGCCGCGAGTTCATCCGCACCTTCGAGGCCGCCGCCGAAGCGCTCGTGCTCGAAGCGCAGGGCGAGGGCGAGACGATCGACTTCCTCGTCCAGGGCACGCTCTACCCCGACGTCGTCGAATCCGGCGGCGGCACCGGCACCGCCAACATCAAGTCCCACCACAACGTGGGCGGACTCCCCGAGGACCTGCAGTTCGCGCTCGTCGAGCCGCTCCGCACCCTCTTCAAGGACGAGGTCCGCGCGATCGGCCGCGAGCTCGGCCTCCCCGAGGTCATCGTCGGCCGCCAGCCCTTCCCCGGACCCGGCCTCGGCATCCGCATCGTCGGCGAGGTCACCCAGGAGCGGCTCGACCTCCTCCAGGACGCCGACGCCATCGTCCGCGCCGAGCTCACCGCCGCCGGCCTCGACACCGAGATCTGGCAGTGCCCCGTCGTCCTCCTCGCCGACGTCCGCTCCGTCGGAGTCCAGGGCGACGGCCGCACCTACGGCCACCCCATCGTCCTGCGCCCCGTCTCCTCCGAGGACGCGATGACCGCCGACTGGACCCGCCTGCCCTACGACCTCCTCGCCCGCATCTCCAACCGCATCACCAACGAGGTGAGCGGCGTGAACCGGGTGGTGCTGGATGTGACGTCCAAGCCCCCCGGCACCATCGAGTGGGAGTGA
- a CDS encoding DUF418 domain-containing protein — translation MSAADFRIVGLDVARGLAVLGMFAAHLAPVESEMLWNGRSSVLFAVLAGVSIGLMTGGAQRSSRPWHDTGSILLRGLYLLVIGVALTLLGTPIAVILPHYGVMFLVAALLLFLPRAVLAVLVAAAAIAGPLAVDALTSAGGSWLSTLSPDEALLAAQPLIWFTQYYPVPSWLAYVVLGLLIARCDIRSATTQRWVVVGGAVSAVLGYGGGLLLGGPEAVEAHASTTAELLGAGGVACVVLGALTALLQRLPLLARAATPIAAVGAMPLTIYSLQLVALAVYLVPYEPFDFEAWRSWALLGVFVVGSIVAALLWRRLVGQGPLEWLLARASLRPRGPRAPLG, via the coding sequence ATGAGCGCCGCAGACTTCCGGATCGTCGGCCTCGACGTCGCACGCGGCCTGGCCGTCCTCGGCATGTTCGCCGCCCACCTCGCCCCCGTCGAGAGCGAGATGCTCTGGAACGGCCGCAGCTCCGTCCTCTTCGCCGTGCTGGCGGGAGTGTCGATCGGGCTGATGACGGGCGGAGCACAGCGCTCCTCGCGGCCCTGGCACGACACGGGATCGATCCTGCTCCGCGGGCTGTACCTGCTCGTCATCGGCGTCGCCCTCACCCTGCTCGGGACGCCGATCGCGGTGATCCTGCCGCACTACGGGGTGATGTTCCTCGTCGCGGCGCTGCTGCTCTTCCTGCCGCGGGCGGTCCTCGCTGTGCTGGTCGCGGCCGCGGCGATCGCCGGGCCCCTCGCGGTCGACGCGCTGACCAGCGCCGGCGGCTCCTGGCTCTCGACCCTGTCGCCCGACGAGGCGCTCCTGGCCGCGCAGCCCCTCATCTGGTTCACCCAGTACTACCCGGTGCCGTCGTGGCTGGCGTACGTGGTGCTCGGCCTCCTGATCGCGCGCTGCGACATCCGGTCCGCGACCACCCAGCGCTGGGTCGTCGTCGGCGGCGCCGTCTCGGCCGTGCTCGGCTACGGCGGCGGGCTGCTGCTCGGGGGTCCGGAGGCGGTGGAGGCGCACGCCAGCACCACCGCCGAGCTCCTCGGGGCGGGCGGGGTCGCCTGCGTGGTCCTCGGCGCGCTGACGGCTCTGCTGCAGCGGCTGCCGCTCCTGGCACGGGCGGCGACTCCGATCGCGGCCGTCGGTGCGATGCCGCTGACGATCTACTCGCTGCAGCTCGTGGCGCTGGCGGTGTACCTGGTCCCGTACGAGCCGTTCGACTTCGAGGCGTGGCGCAGCTGGGCGCTGCTCGGCGTCTTCGTGGTCGGCTCGATCGTCGCCGCTCTCCTCTGGAGGCGGCTCGTGGGGCAGGGCCCGCTGGAGTGGCTCCTCGCGCGCGCGTCGCTGCGGCCTCGGGGTCCGCGTGCGCCGCTGGGTTAG
- a CDS encoding Bax inhibitor-1/YccA family protein has translation MASNNPAFGRPEFSNRGYAGRVQDLPDVSPGTLDQMYSRPAAGSVETDRMTVEDTLAKTALAFVVLLAGAAVGWFVPGLMLPAVLVALVLGIVNAFKKQPSPALILGYAATQGIAVGAISKFFESAYAGAVVQALMATVIVIGVTLALFMNGKIRTSPKLNKIFFIGMISYAVFSLVNLGLGLFGVGGGFGLRTGFIGIVIGLIAVALATYSLVMDFEFIQQGVRNRLPRIYGWTGAYGILVTVVWMYLEILRLVAIFRE, from the coding sequence ATGGCAAGCAACAATCCGGCCTTCGGACGCCCGGAGTTCAGCAACCGCGGCTACGCCGGCCGCGTGCAGGACCTCCCGGACGTCTCCCCCGGCACGCTCGACCAGATGTACTCCCGTCCGGCCGCCGGCTCCGTCGAGACCGACCGGATGACCGTCGAGGACACCCTCGCCAAGACCGCCCTCGCCTTCGTCGTGCTCCTCGCGGGTGCGGCCGTCGGCTGGTTCGTCCCGGGCCTGATGCTCCCCGCCGTGCTCGTCGCGCTGGTGCTGGGCATCGTCAACGCGTTCAAGAAGCAGCCGTCGCCCGCCCTGATCCTCGGCTACGCCGCGACCCAGGGCATCGCGGTCGGCGCGATCTCGAAGTTCTTCGAGAGCGCGTACGCCGGAGCGGTCGTCCAGGCCCTCATGGCGACCGTCATCGTGATCGGCGTCACCCTGGCGCTGTTCATGAACGGCAAGATCCGCACCTCGCCGAAGCTCAACAAGATCTTCTTCATCGGCATGATCAGCTACGCGGTGTTCTCGCTGGTGAACCTGGGCCTCGGCCTCTTCGGCGTCGGCGGCGGCTTCGGTCTCCGCACCGGCTTCATCGGCATCGTGATCGGCCTCATCGCCGTCGCGCTCGCCACGTACTCGCTCGTGATGGACTTCGAGTTCATCCAGCAGGGCGTGCGCAACCGCCTCCCCCGCATCTACGGCTGGACCGGCGCCTACGGCATCCTGGTCACCGTCGTCTGGATGTACCTGGAGATCCTGCGCCTCGTCGCGATCTTCCGCGAGTAG
- a CDS encoding glycerophosphodiester phosphodiesterase family protein — translation MPARQSPLVIGHRGASGYRPEHTRSAYELAIALGADALEPDLVATRDGVLVLRHENEISGTTDVEKRPEFAARRTTKRIDGREITGWFTEDFTWDELSELRARERLPAVRSSSATFDGQFPLLRFSELLALLDRAAEDDPLAPPGLVAEIKHATYFAGIGLPLDVLLREELAAAGWGPRDPRLTIESFEKTVLERLAVSGVGTRRIYLLESRGAPPDLVAAHGADAAPYSAFTTPAGLRNLAGAVDGISVDKSMLFSRDAAGRATGTGPLVEDAHAAGLEVYCWTLRAENRFLEKVHRRGKDPAEYGGWQEEFAMILRSGVDGVFADQPDLAIEARAAEQERLLRG, via the coding sequence ATGCCCGCGCGTCAGTCACCGCTCGTCATCGGCCACCGCGGAGCGAGCGGCTACCGACCAGAGCACACCCGCTCCGCCTACGAGCTGGCGATCGCGCTGGGCGCCGATGCGCTCGAGCCCGATCTGGTGGCGACCCGCGACGGCGTGCTCGTCCTCCGCCACGAGAACGAGATCTCCGGCACGACGGACGTCGAGAAGCGCCCGGAGTTCGCTGCGCGCCGCACCACCAAGCGGATCGACGGCCGCGAGATCACCGGCTGGTTCACCGAGGACTTCACCTGGGACGAGCTGTCGGAGCTGCGGGCCCGCGAGCGGCTGCCGGCGGTGCGCAGCTCCAGCGCCACGTTCGACGGCCAGTTCCCGCTGCTGCGCTTCAGCGAGCTGCTGGCGCTGCTGGACCGGGCGGCGGAGGACGATCCGCTCGCTCCGCCGGGGCTCGTCGCCGAGATCAAGCACGCGACGTACTTCGCCGGGATCGGGCTGCCGCTGGACGTGCTGCTGCGCGAGGAGCTCGCCGCCGCGGGCTGGGGTCCGCGCGACCCGCGGCTCACGATCGAGAGCTTCGAGAAGACCGTGCTGGAGCGGCTCGCGGTGAGCGGAGTCGGCACCCGCCGGATCTACCTGCTCGAGTCGCGCGGCGCCCCGCCCGACCTCGTGGCCGCCCACGGCGCCGACGCGGCCCCCTACTCCGCCTTCACCACGCCGGCGGGACTGCGGAACCTCGCCGGAGCCGTCGACGGGATCAGCGTCGACAAGAGCATGCTCTTCTCGCGGGACGCGGCCGGCCGGGCGACGGGGACCGGTCCGCTCGTCGAGGACGCGCACGCGGCCGGGCTCGAGGTCTACTGCTGGACGCTGCGCGCCGAGAACCGGTTCCTCGAGAAGGTGCACCGCCGCGGGAAGGACCCGGCGGAGTACGGCGGCTGGCAGGAGGAGTTCGCGATGATCCTCCGCTCGGGAGTGGACGGCGTCTTCGCCGACCAGCCCGATCTGGCGATCGAGGCGCGGGCGGCCGAGCAGGAGCGCCTGCTCCGCGGCTGA
- a CDS encoding phosphatase PAP2 family protein has protein sequence MSTRERITRRWITTAVLAVIGVAVVYWLAVLTPQGQGVENSGLRGADLVFGRATGAAAGALADVTPLSMVVGALLVAAIALIRRRPALAVASVGSIVVTAGLTQLLKNVVLERPELVDTDSWYTGGSFPSGHTAAAVSVVFALAMVVPGRARTVVLALGGAVVVLVGNLTMAASWHRASDVLGADLVALASASAACAWLTTRAQVGRAPKRPARRGVNRLLLVCSVIVVVLLAALAVQGIQYYPDDTKDLTAFALLQLLAVSTSALAVLGFSLAWRGLDVGGALTSPAPRQRTA, from the coding sequence GTGTCCACCCGAGAGCGCATCACCCGCCGCTGGATCACCACCGCCGTCCTCGCCGTGATCGGCGTCGCCGTCGTCTACTGGCTCGCCGTGCTCACCCCTCAGGGCCAGGGCGTCGAGAACTCGGGGCTCCGGGGCGCCGACCTCGTCTTCGGCCGGGCCACCGGCGCCGCCGCGGGGGCGCTCGCGGACGTCACCCCGCTCTCCATGGTCGTCGGCGCCCTGCTCGTCGCGGCGATCGCGCTGATCCGGAGGCGCCCGGCGCTGGCCGTCGCCTCCGTCGGCTCGATCGTCGTCACGGCCGGGCTCACCCAGCTGCTCAAGAACGTGGTCCTCGAGCGGCCCGAGCTGGTCGACACCGACTCCTGGTACACCGGCGGCAGCTTCCCGAGCGGGCACACCGCGGCGGCCGTCTCGGTGGTCTTCGCCCTGGCGATGGTCGTCCCCGGGCGCGCGCGGACCGTCGTGCTCGCGCTGGGCGGCGCGGTCGTGGTGCTGGTCGGCAACCTGACGATGGCCGCCTCCTGGCACCGGGCGAGCGACGTCCTCGGGGCCGACCTCGTCGCGCTCGCCTCCGCCTCCGCCGCCTGCGCGTGGCTGACCACCAGGGCCCAGGTGGGCCGAGCGCCGAAGAGGCCCGCGCGGCGCGGGGTGAACCGGCTGCTCCTGGTGTGCTCGGTGATCGTGGTGGTGCTGCTCGCGGCTCTCGCCGTCCAGGGCATCCAGTACTACCCCGACGACACGAAGGACCTCACCGCCTTCGCGCTCCTGCAGCTCCTGGCGGTGTCGACGTCGGCGCTCGCCGTGCTCGGCTTCTCCCTCGCGTGGCGCGGACTGGACGTCGGTGGGGCGCTCACCTCGCCCGCGCCGCGTCAGCGGACCGCCTGA
- a CDS encoding UvrD-helicase domain-containing protein — translation MSFLFDPSDSRATPVIVGPPGGPGDAPRTDPAHEQLVAGLNPQQREAVEYRGDALLIVAGAGSGKTSVLTRRIASLLGNGEAWPSQILAITFTNKAAAEMRERVEKLVGQSAEGMWISTFHSACVRILRREAENFGMTKSFTIYDSGDQRALLKRIVKDLEADSLGITVASASAKISKLKNELADVDSYARTANLSDPNEEMFLQVFRAYSRALEGANAFDFDDLIAQTVYLFRAFPHVAAKYQRRFRHVLVDEYQDTNHAQYSLIHELTRPVPPATMAAAQFDRPYRGPVTADGSIPGASLTVVGDSDQSIYAFRGADIRNIVEFERDFPGCRVILLEQNYRSTQNILSAANAVISNNFDRRAKNLWSSSGDGEKIVGYTGYSGHDEAQFVVDEIARLHAAGTGYDEIAVFYRTNAQTRALEEIFIRSALPYRILGGTKFYERAEIKDALAYLITVANPADVLALRRIMNTPKRGIGPATEAQLQSFADTNAVTLREAMRNAGSLGMGPKVTKAIVDLATLLDECALMLDPAREGGEAKVHEVLTALLTRSGYLDMLRASRDPQDEARAENVDELIAVTKEFARNNPDGGLVDFLTEVSLVAAADDLDDDSGTVSLMTLHTAKGLEYDAVFLTGIEEDLLPHRISANEPGGPAEERRLFYVGITRARKRLYLSLAMTRAQYGETSVAMPSRFLQEIPGELIQWRQSPGAATSRGGTQPRALNAQRPGFGKSRSNTEFREALAAAPKAKGEFPNRITGMVRDNGDLELIAGDRIRHTDFGEGRVNAVTGEGSKRVAHVLFDQVGAKKLLIKVAPIEKI, via the coding sequence ATGAGCTTCCTCTTCGATCCGAGCGACTCCCGCGCCACCCCGGTCATCGTCGGTCCCCCCGGCGGCCCCGGGGACGCGCCCCGCACCGACCCGGCGCACGAGCAGCTCGTCGCGGGGCTGAACCCCCAGCAGCGCGAGGCGGTCGAGTACCGCGGAGACGCGCTGCTCATCGTCGCGGGTGCGGGCTCGGGCAAGACCAGCGTCCTCACCCGGCGCATCGCGAGCCTCCTGGGCAACGGCGAGGCCTGGCCGAGCCAGATCCTCGCGATCACGTTCACCAACAAGGCCGCGGCCGAGATGCGCGAGCGCGTCGAGAAGCTGGTGGGGCAGAGCGCCGAGGGGATGTGGATCTCGACGTTCCACTCCGCGTGCGTGCGGATCCTGCGCCGCGAGGCCGAGAACTTCGGCATGACCAAGTCGTTCACGATCTACGACTCGGGCGATCAGCGCGCCCTGCTCAAGCGCATCGTGAAGGACCTCGAGGCCGACTCGCTCGGGATCACCGTCGCGAGCGCCTCCGCGAAGATCTCCAAGCTCAAGAACGAGCTCGCCGACGTCGACTCCTACGCCCGCACCGCGAACCTCAGCGACCCGAACGAGGAGATGTTCCTCCAGGTCTTCCGGGCCTACTCGCGGGCGCTCGAGGGGGCGAACGCGTTCGACTTCGACGACCTGATCGCGCAGACCGTCTACCTCTTCCGCGCCTTCCCGCACGTCGCCGCGAAGTACCAGCGGCGCTTCCGCCACGTGCTGGTCGACGAGTACCAGGACACGAACCACGCCCAGTACTCGCTGATCCACGAGCTGACCCGGCCCGTGCCGCCGGCGACGATGGCCGCGGCGCAGTTCGACCGCCCCTACCGCGGACCGGTCACGGCCGACGGCTCCATCCCGGGGGCCTCGCTCACCGTCGTCGGCGACTCGGACCAGTCCATCTACGCGTTCCGCGGCGCCGACATCCGCAACATCGTCGAGTTCGAGCGCGACTTCCCGGGCTGCCGCGTGATCCTGCTCGAGCAGAACTACCGCTCGACGCAGAACATCCTCTCGGCGGCCAACGCCGTCATCTCGAACAACTTCGACCGTCGCGCTAAGAACCTCTGGTCCTCCAGCGGCGACGGGGAGAAGATCGTCGGCTACACCGGGTACTCGGGTCACGACGAGGCGCAGTTCGTGGTCGACGAGATCGCCCGCCTGCACGCGGCGGGCACCGGCTACGACGAGATCGCGGTCTTCTACCGCACCAACGCGCAGACCCGCGCGCTGGAGGAGATCTTCATCCGCTCCGCGCTGCCCTACCGGATCCTGGGCGGCACGAAGTTCTACGAGCGCGCCGAGATCAAGGACGCACTGGCGTACCTGATCACGGTGGCGAATCCGGCCGACGTGCTGGCGCTGCGGCGCATCATGAACACTCCGAAGCGGGGCATCGGCCCCGCGACGGAGGCGCAGCTGCAGTCGTTCGCCGACACCAACGCGGTGACCCTGCGGGAGGCGATGCGCAACGCCGGCTCGCTCGGGATGGGCCCGAAGGTGACGAAGGCGATCGTCGACCTCGCGACCCTCCTCGACGAGTGCGCGCTGATGCTCGACCCCGCACGGGAGGGCGGCGAGGCGAAGGTGCACGAGGTGCTGACGGCGCTCCTCACCCGCAGCGGCTACCTCGACATGCTCCGCGCCAGCCGCGACCCGCAGGACGAGGCCCGCGCCGAGAACGTCGACGAGCTCATCGCCGTCACCAAGGAGTTCGCGCGCAACAACCCGGACGGCGGGCTCGTGGACTTCCTCACCGAGGTCTCGCTGGTCGCCGCAGCCGACGACCTCGACGACGACTCCGGCACCGTCTCGCTGATGACGCTGCACACGGCGAAGGGCCTCGAGTACGACGCCGTGTTCCTCACCGGCATCGAGGAGGACCTGCTCCCGCACCGCATCTCGGCGAACGAGCCCGGCGGCCCGGCGGAGGAGCGGCGGCTGTTCTACGTGGGGATCACCCGGGCCCGCAAGCGCCTCTACCTCTCGCTCGCGATGACCCGCGCGCAGTACGGCGAGACGTCGGTCGCGATGCCGAGCCGGTTCCTGCAGGAGATCCCGGGAGAGCTGATCCAGTGGCGCCAGTCGCCCGGCGCGGCGACCTCGCGCGGCGGCACGCAGCCCCGGGCCCTGAACGCTCAGCGGCCCGGCTTCGGCAAGTCGCGATCGAACACCGAGTTCCGGGAGGCGCTCGCCGCGGCGCCGAAGGCCAAGGGCGAGTTCCCGAACCGGATCACCGGCATGGTGCGCGACAACGGCGACCTCGAGCTGATCGCGGGCGACCGCATCCGGCACACCGACTTCGGTGAGGGGCGCGTGAACGCGGTGACGGGCGAGGGCTCGAAGCGCGTCGCGCACGTGCTCTTCGACCAGGTGGGCGCGAAGAAGCTGCTGATCAAGGTCGCGCCGATCGAGAAGATCTAG
- a CDS encoding phosphatase PAP2 family protein, which produces MAAGSAAARLATEVFSPAVLAVLVPVVVGARVADPPLLGVAWGALAALFVGVVPYLVIRLLMRTGRIHGDHHVPDRRERALPIALALVSIAAGLVLLAVLGAPAAVTAFGVVTVAVVLAVGVVNLVWKLSGHAAVVATCAVVVLIAYGPLSLLISVPVVLWVLWSRVRLGAHTPAQVLAGAAVGTVLAGTVWSLLG; this is translated from the coding sequence GTGGCGGCCGGATCGGCGGCCGCGCGGCTCGCGACGGAGGTGTTCTCCCCGGCGGTCCTCGCGGTGCTCGTGCCGGTCGTGGTCGGCGCGCGCGTCGCGGATCCGCCCCTGCTCGGCGTCGCCTGGGGAGCGCTCGCGGCGCTCTTCGTCGGCGTGGTGCCCTACCTCGTCATCCGCCTGCTGATGCGCACCGGCCGGATCCACGGCGACCATCACGTGCCCGACCGGCGCGAGCGGGCGCTGCCGATCGCGCTGGCGCTGGTGTCGATCGCGGCCGGCCTGGTACTGCTCGCCGTGCTCGGCGCTCCTGCCGCGGTGACCGCGTTCGGCGTGGTGACGGTGGCCGTAGTGCTCGCCGTCGGCGTGGTCAACCTGGTCTGGAAGCTGTCCGGGCACGCGGCGGTGGTCGCCACCTGCGCCGTCGTCGTGCTGATCGCCTACGGACCGCTCTCCCTGCTGATCAGCGTGCCCGTCGTCCTCTGGGTGCTCTGGTCGAGGGTGCGCCTCGGTGCGCACACCCCCGCTCAGGTCCTCGCGGGCGCCGCGGTCGGCACCGTCCTCGCCGGGACCGTCTGGTCCCTGCTCGGCTGA